From the Aquificaceae bacterium genome, the window TATTTGAAACCAAACTGAGAGAGGCTCACAAGAAAGAGGGGAGAAAAGGCACCAGAAAGCCTGCCTATTATAGACAAGATTCCTATGGCGTACGCCCTTATATAGGAGGGATATATCTCCGTTGCTATTACATAGGCAACAGAGGCAAAGGAAAAGGCTATAAGGGAGTATAGAAAGAAGGTAAGCCTTATGTCAAAACCCAAGAGGAAAGAAAGGCTAAGAAGGGCTGACGCCAAGCTAATGAGAATGCCAAGGGGAATTCTTCCCACTTTATCCACAAGCAGAGCCACCACAAGCCCGCCTATAAGCCCACCAAGACTTCCCAACGTGAGAAGTTGAGGTATTTCCTTACTGCTTAGAGAGTAAACCTCAGAAAGTATTACAGGAAGC encodes:
- a CDS encoding MFS transporter; this encodes MFVRLYVPESPRWLLSKGRIEEAERIVSRIEIQAGGRKSQETCQVPVFEGNILDASRIILGRYKWRFLFSASMSFTILTTYYGMITLLPVILSEVYSLSSKEIPQLLTLGSLGGLIGGLVVALLVDKVGRIPLGILISLASALLSLSFLLGFDIRLTFFLYSLIAFSFASVAYVIATEIYPSYIRAYAIGILSIIGRLSGAFSPLFLVSLSQFGFKYAMLGLASFWLVGFVAFVIWAFRGMETKGKPLEEIS